The following proteins are encoded in a genomic region of Nerophis lumbriciformis linkage group LG23, RoL_Nlum_v2.1, whole genome shotgun sequence:
- the slc19a1 gene encoding reduced folate transporter, with the protein MVADRTAEQENETDQKVRAVEDVGGHGDLEMAGCTLEEPVASKRLPEEAKEPRKWIWSIMFLCFFGFMASIKPGEPFITPNLLSTEKNFTRQQVTNEITPVLTYSYMAVLVPAFLLTDFLRYKPVLVIQGISQVVIWILLLLGTSLIEMQFMEFFYGVTMACRVAYSSYIFSLVSLNLYQRVASYSRASVLFGVFISSVIGQLFISVGNVTYYTLSLISLGFVSFGLVLSLCLPWPKRSLFFNQARNQEHREVSAQVATKAELDKMNPKDGGLTTALSTCSASHWKDSIFVQMLMELRTVVKRPNLRLWSLWWVFNSTGYYLVLFYVHILWSNFSTATDNKNIYNGGVEAASTLLSVLTSFIAGFVKIRWNIWSELVIAVITALQAGLLLLMGTTNNVWVCYTAYVLFRGFHQFLVPIATFQIASSLTKELCALVFGINTFLGTILKTIINLIFADKRGLALDVHSQFLVYFIYFALLTVVYCVSAAVVIFRHFRSQPKKQDGAGPQSKPFELSNITAEVEPLSSSNNAKT; encoded by the exons ATGGTGGCAGACCGAACAGCAGAGCAGGAGAATGAGACGGACCAGAAGGTGCGTGCGGTTGAAGACGTTGGAGGACATGGAGATCTGGAGATGGCTGGCTGTACTTTGGAGGAGCCAGTTGCTTCTAAACGTCTCCCAGAGGAAGCTAAGGAGCCACGAAAGTGGATATGGTCCATTATGTTTTTGTGTTTCTTCGGGTTTATGGCATCCATCAAGCCTGGGGAACCTTTCATTACGCCGAATCTGCTCAGCACTGAAAAGAACTTTACCAGGCAGCAG GTGACCAATGAGATCACGCCAGTGCTGACGTACTCCTACATGGCAGTGCTGGTTCCAGCCTTCCTGCTGACTGATTTTCTGCGCTACAAGCCAGTTCTGGTCATCCAGGGTATCAGTCAGGTGGTTATCTGGATCCTTTTGCTCTTGGGTACATCCCTCATTGAGATGCAGTTCATGGAATTCTTCTACGGTGTGACCATGGCATGCCGTGTGGCGTATTCCTCCTACATCTTCTCCCTGGTCAGCCTGAACCTATACCAGCGTGTGGCCAGCTACTCGCGTGCCTCAGTCCTCTTCGGAGTGTTCATCAGCTCGGTGATTGGCCAGCTTTTCATCTCAGTGGGCAACGTCACTTACTACACCCTCAGTCTTATTTCTTTGGGTTTTGTCAGCTTTGGTCTGGTGCTGTCACTCTGCCTGCCCTGGCCAAAGCGCTCCTTGTTTTTCAATCAGGCACGCAATCAGGAGCACAGAGAAGTGTCCGCTCAAGTAGCCACCAAGGCGGAACTGGACAAGATGAACCCAAAGGATGGCGGGTTGACCACAGCCCTGTCCACATGCTCTGCATCCCACTGGAAGGACTCAATCTTTGTGCAGATGCTGATGGAGTTGAGAACTGTAGTGAAAAGACCCAACCTGCGACTGTGGTCCCTTTGGTGGGTGTTCAACTCCACAGGGTACTACCTGGTGTTGTTCTACGTACACATCTTGTGGAGTAACTTTTCCACGGCCACTGACAACAAGAACATTTACAATGGAGGTGTGGAGGCTGCTTCTACCTTACTGA gtgttttgaccTCTTTCATCGCAGGCTTTGTGAAAATCCGATGGAATATCTGGTCAGAGCTGGTCATTGCTGTGATCACAGCCTTGCAGGCTGGACTCCTGCTGCTAATGGGCACCACCAATAACGTCTGGGTCTGTTATACGGCCTACGTCCTTTTCAGAGGCTTCCACCAGTTCCTGGTGCCAATCGCCAC TTTCCAGATCGCATCATCGCTCACCAAGGAGCTCTGTGCCCTGGTGTTTGGCATTAACACCTTCTTGGGGACCATCCTGAAGACAATCATCAACTTGATATTTGCTGACAAGAGGGGCCTCGCTTTGGATGTACACAGTCAG ttccTGGTGTACTTCATTTACTTCGCCCTGCTCACTGTCGTCTACTGTGTAAGTGCCGCTGTCGTCATCTTCCGTCACTTTAGAAGCCAGCCCAAGAAACAAGACGGCGCCGGCCCGCAGTCCAAACCGTTTGAGCTCAGCAACATCACCGCTGAGGTAGAACCTTTGTCCAGCAGCAACAATGCCAAGACCTAA